From a region of the Zingiber officinale cultivar Zhangliang chromosome 4B, Zo_v1.1, whole genome shotgun sequence genome:
- the LOC121975841 gene encoding PTI1-like tyrosine-protein kinase At3g15890: protein MEEGSRYREQEERRRRRMAFRSLLCCGTSRDGKEPGKKGSPAWRVFSLQELYIATNKFNYDNKLGEGGFGSVYRGRLYDGTQIAVKRLKVWSNRAEMEFAAEVEVLAKVRHKNLLNLRGYCTEGKERLIVYDYMPNLSLVSHLHGQHSQACALDWKRRMNIAIGSAEGIAYLHHHDTQHIIHRDIKASNVLLDSKFQARVSDFGFARLIPDGATHVTTRVKGTLGYLAPEYAMLGKASESCDVYSFGILLLELASGKKAIEKLNLTVKQRIVDWALPLARQKRFKEMADPNLKGNFVESDLRRMVLVGLICAQSKPENRPTILDVIDLLKGEPKGKLFDLENNELFRVNFGHILSSSQHSADDIEEDSQINRIKELGPLNETVTGGNNKC from the exons ATGGAGGAGGGGAGCCGATACCGAGAGCAGGAGGAGAGGCGACGGCGGCGGATGGCCTTCCGCTCCTTGTTATGCTGCGGAACATCCAGGGATGG GAAGGAGCCAGGGAAGAAGGGATCGCCGGCTTGGAGAGTGTTCTCCCTCCAGGAACTGTACATAGCGACGAACAAATTCAATTACGACAACAAATTGGGCGAAGGAGGGTTTGGGAGTGTCTACAGGGGCCGGCTCTATGATGGAACTCAG ATTGCTGTCAAGAGGCTAAAGGTCTGGAGCAACAGAGCAGAGATGGAATTTGCAGCGGAGGTTGAGGTTTTGGCAAAAGTGAGGCACAAGAATTTGCTGAACTTGCGCGGATACTGCACTGAAGGGAAAGAACGCCTAATAGTCTATGACTACATGCCTAACTTGAGTTTGGTCTCCCATCTTCATGGTCAACATTCACAAGCGTGCGCTCTTGACTGGAAAAGGCGTATGAACATTGCCATTGGTTCAGCCGAGGGAATTGC ATATCTTCACCACCACGACACACAGCACATTATCCACAGAGATATAAAAGCAAGTAATGTTTTGCTAGACTCCAAGTTCCAAGCACGTGTTTCGGATTTTGGGTTCGCGAGGCTCATTCCAGATGGTGCAACACATGTTACCACAAGGGTGAAAGGAACTCTCGGCTATCTAGCACCAGAGTATGCTATGCTCGGTAAAGCGTCAGAGAGCTGCGATGTCTATAGTTTCGGCATATTGCTTCTTGAGCTTGCAAGTGGAAAAAAGGCTATCGAGAAATTGAACCTGACAGTGAAGCAACGAATTGTTGATTGGGCTCTCCCTCTAGCTCGACAAAAGAGGTTCAAAGAAATGGCAGATCCGAACCTCAAGGGAAACTTTGTGGAGTCAGACTTGAGGAGGATGGTGCTTGTTGGTCTCATTTGCGCCCAAAGCAAGCCAGAGAATAGACCCACAATCCTTGATGTAATTGACTTGCTTAAAGGCGAGCCAAAAGGGAAGCTATTTGATTTGGAAAACAATGAATTGTTCAGAGTGAATTTTGGCCATATTCTTTCTAGTTCTCAGCACAGTGCAGATGACATCGAAGAGGATTCACAGATCAACAGAATCAAAGAACTTGGTCCTTTAAATGAAACCGTTACAG GAGGGAATAATAAGTGCTAA